In Procambarus clarkii isolate CNS0578487 chromosome 84, FALCON_Pclarkii_2.0, whole genome shotgun sequence, a genomic segment contains:
- the LOC138358519 gene encoding uncharacterized protein, producing MTHVYNQSTLTVTHVYNQSTLTVSHVYNQSTLTVSHVYNQPTFTVTHVYNKSTLTVSHVYNKSTLTVSHVYNQSTLTVSHVYNQSTLTVSHVYNQSTLTVSHVYNQSTLTVSHVYNQSTVTVSNVYNQSTVTVSHVYNQSTLTVSHVYNQSTVTVSHVYNQSTLTVSHVYNQSTVTVSHVYNQSTLTVSHVYNQSTFTVSHVYNQSTLTVSHVYNKSNLTVSHVYNKSTLTVSHVYNQSTLTVSHVYNQSTLTVSHVYNQSTLTVSHVYNQSTLTVSHVYNQSTLTVSHVYNKSTLTVSHVYNQSTLTVSHVYN from the coding sequence ATGACACATGTGTACAaccagtccactctcactgtgacacatgtgtacaaccagtccactctcactgtgtcACATGTGTACAACCAGTCCACCCTCACTGTGTCACATGTGTACAACCAGCCCACCTTCACTGTGACACATGTGTACAacaagtccactctcactgtgtcACATGTGTACAACAAGTCCACCCTCACTGTGTCACATGTGTACAACCAGTCCACCCTCACTGTGTCACATGTGTACAaccagtccactctcactgtgtcACATGTGTACAACCAGTCCACCCTCACTGTGTCACATGTGTACAACCAGTCCACCCTCACTGTGTCACATGTGTACAACCAGTCCACCGTCACTGTGTCAAATGTGTACAACCAGTCCACCGTCACTGTGTCACATGTGTACAACCAGTCCACCCTCACTGTGTCACATGTGTACAACCAGTCCACTGTCACTGTGTCACATGTGTACAACCAGTCCACCCTCACTGTGTCACATGTGTACAACCAGTCCACCGTCACTGTGTCACATGTGTACAaccagtccactctcactgtgtcACATGTGTACAACCAGTCCACTTTCACTGTGTCACATGTGTACAACCAATCCACTCTCACTGTGTCACATGTGTATAACAAGTCCAATCTCACTGTGTCACATGTGTACAacaagtccactctcactgtgtcACATGTGTACAACCAATCCACTCTCACTGTGTCACATGTGTACAaccagtccactctcactgtgtcacatgtgtacaaccagtccactctcactgtgtcACATGTTTACAaccagtccactctcactgtgtcacatgtgtacaaccagtccactctcactgtgtcACATGTGTACAACAAGTCCACCCTCACTGTGTCACATGTGTACAACCAGTCCACCCTCACTGTGTCACATGTGTACAACTAG
- the LOC138358520 gene encoding keratin-associated protein 10-8-like, with amino-acid sequence MVYRFVVVVLDSATRVYSCHVCTTSPPSLCHVCTTSPPSLCHVCTTSPPSLCHMCTTSLPSLCHMCTTSLPSLCHMCTTSPPSLCHMCTTSPPSLCHMCTTSLPSLCHMCTTSLPSLCHMCTTSPPSLCHMCTTSPPSLCHMCTTSLPSLCHMCTTSPPSLCHMCTTSPPSLCHMCTTSLPSLCHMCTTSPPSLCHMCTTSLPSLCHMCTTSPLSLCHMCTTSPLSLCHMCTTSPPSLCHMCTTSPPSLCHMCTTSPPSLCHMCTTSPPSLCHMCTTSPPSLCHMCTTSPPSLCHMCTTSPPSLCHMCTTSPLSL; translated from the coding sequence ATGGTGTAcaggttcgttgttgttgttttagattctgcTACTCGTGTGTACTCGTGTCACGTGTGTACAACAAGTCCACCGTCACTGTGTCACGTGTGTACAACCAGTCCACCGTCACTGTGTCACGTGTGTACAACTAGTCCACCGTCACTGTGTCACATGTGTACAACTAGTCTACCGTCACTGTGTCACATGTGTACAACTAGTCTACCGTCACTGTGTCACATGTGTACAACTAGTCCACCGTCACTGTGTCACATGTGTACAACCAGTCCACCGTCACTGTGTCACATGTGTACAACTAGTCTACCGTCACTGTGTCACATGTGTACAACTAGTCTACCGTCACTGTGTCACATGTGTACAACTAGTCCACCGTCACTGTGTCACATGTGTACAACTAGTCCACCGTCACTGTGCCACATGTGTACAACTAGTCTACCGTCACTGTGTCACATGTGTACAACCAGTCCACCGTCACTGTGTCACATGTGTACAACCAGTCCACCGTCACTGTGTCACATGTGTACCACTAGTCTGCCGTCACTGTGTCACATGTGTACAACCAGTCCACCGTCACTGTGTCACATGTGTACAACTAGTCTGCCGTCACTGTGTCACATGTGTACAaccagtccactctcactgtgtcacatgtgtacaaccagtccactctcactgtgtcACATGTGTACAACCAGTCCACCCTCACTGTGTCACATGTGTACAACCAGTCCACCCTCACTGTGTCACATGTGTACAACCAGTCCACCCTCACTGTGTCACATGTGTACAACCAGTCCACCATCACTGTGTCACATGTGTACAACCAGTCCACCCTCACTGTGTCACATGTGTACAACCAGTCCACCATCACTGTGTCACATGTGTACAACCAGTCCACCGTCACTGTGTCACATGTGTACAACCAGTCCACTCTCACTATGA